The bacterium genome contains a region encoding:
- a CDS encoding glycosyltransferase 87 family protein, which translates to MNRIVLIILTVGILLRIFLASTTYHSDTPVFDFAGKVIGGGNVTNFYDYLWDLPEDHPYLSIYPRHLFNYPPLPYFFLGGASLLTTWIVDSGVHTAFILDFESTLGNVQLNLLLFLLKLPYFIFDIAVAFILMTFFKERKEKIIVFGLWMINPINLYATYMVGQFDIIPTFLSVAALYYAIKKDNLTLSAILLGLGAGFKIFPLLFIVPLAFFKQSWWERIKILFTSGITYALFAYPFIMSEGFRKTALLASQTTKSFYAQIPVSGGQSVILFLVAVIFLYIFYFYHKTRIEFLWQRFFSVLLIFFIFTHSHPQWLLWITPFLIIDLVVSKFKHWPLLLGIFISFIMLVTFFDPGLSIWLFAPINPSLYGQAGIWSQLGLNLDVNLMRSLFHSVFVGIAVYYIYYYFRIKKNEN; encoded by the coding sequence ATGAATAGAATTGTGTTAATAATTTTAACAGTTGGGATTTTGTTGCGTATATTTTTAGCTTCCACTACTTACCATTCAGATACCCCAGTATTTGATTTCGCAGGAAAAGTAATTGGTGGTGGTAATGTTACTAATTTTTACGATTATCTCTGGGATTTGCCAGAAGATCATCCTTATCTTTCAATTTACCCTAGACACCTATTTAACTATCCACCATTACCCTACTTTTTCTTAGGAGGTGCCTCACTATTAACTACTTGGATAGTTGATAGTGGCGTCCATACAGCTTTTATACTTGATTTTGAGTCCACGCTGGGTAATGTTCAACTTAATTTATTGTTGTTTTTGTTAAAACTTCCCTACTTTATTTTTGACATAGCAGTAGCTTTCATCTTGATGACATTCTTTAAAGAAAGAAAGGAAAAGATCATTGTTTTTGGACTATGGATGATAAACCCCATAAATCTGTATGCAACCTATATGGTTGGACAATTTGATATTATCCCAACCTTTTTAAGCGTCGCTGCATTGTATTATGCAATCAAGAAAGACAACTTAACCTTAAGCGCAATCTTACTGGGTCTAGGTGCAGGATTTAAAATATTTCCATTACTTTTTATAGTTCCTCTAGCTTTTTTTAAGCAAAGTTGGTGGGAAAGAATAAAAATCTTGTTTACGTCTGGAATAACATATGCTTTATTTGCTTATCCGTTTATAATGTCTGAAGGATTTAGGAAAACTGCACTTTTAGCTAGTCAAACTACCAAAAGTTTTTACGCTCAAATTCCTGTGTCGGGTGGCCAGTCTGTTATTCTGTTCTTAGTAGCTGTCATTTTCCTTTATATTTTTTATTTTTACCACAAAACTCGCATCGAGTTTTTGTGGCAAAGATTCTTTTCTGTTTTATTAATATTTTTCATCTTTACCCATTCTCACCCTCAGTGGCTACTATGGATAACTCCATTTTTGATAATTGACTTAGTTGTCTCAAAGTTTAAACATTGGCCGTTGTTACTAGGAATATTTATAAGTTTTATAATGTTGGTTACCTTTTTCGACCCAGGTCTTTCTATATGGTTATTTGCCCCAATTAACCCATCACTTTATGGTCAAGCGGGTATATGGTCACAACTAGGACTAAATCTAGACGTTAATTTGATGCGTAGTTTGTTCCATTCTGTTTTTGTAGGTATTGCAGTATATTATATTTATTATTATTTCCGAATTAAAAAAAATGAAAATTAA